From a region of the Thermomonas sp. HDW16 genome:
- a CDS encoding glycosyltransferase, which produces MPIPAEARFWIARAMGLWRRGWASLRTRGLSASWQRVKLQFRRNTAPARALYMPESAPFAPFSLPASDAPRASIVIPVYGAFAHTLACLRALAAHPPQAPFEVIVVDDASPDDSRAKLEQIDGIRLHARASNGGFIAACNDGAALARGEYLMFLNNDTVPQPGWLDALLRTFDQHANVGLVGAKLVYPDGRLQEAGGVVFVDGSGWNYGRNESPDDCRFAYVRDADYCSGAAIAIPRDLFARLGGFDARYAPAYYEDTDLAFAVRAAGLRVVYQPAAVVVHDEGTSSGTDLTQGPKAAQVRNQSVFAEKWRDALRAQLAPGTIPTPALLHRSQSQVLIIDELTPRPDRDSGSLRLVNLMRLLIDEGAHVVFLPTRLEADGPYTAALQQLGVECWHAPQASSLSTWLREHGPRFDAVMVSRHYVASELFPLLRKHAPRARVLFDTVDLHYLRERRAAELSGDAAAMRDAMRTRELELALIAKADATLVVSESEHTLLATDAPQANVRVLSNVHELSTPGPTWSQRRDLLFVGGFRHQPNVDAVLWFAREVFRRIRAAQPGMQFHCIGGDVPADIQSLSNLDGMRIHGHVPDLQPWLDGCRISVAPLRYGAGVKGKVNQAMAHGLPVVATSPAVEGMHLVDGQDALVADTAEDFADAVLRLYDDEILWNRIATHGRDNIARHFSMDAARGVVRELFLSNPL; this is translated from the coding sequence ATGCCCATTCCCGCCGAAGCGCGCTTCTGGATCGCGCGCGCAATGGGTCTGTGGCGGCGCGGCTGGGCCAGCCTGCGCACCCGCGGGCTCTCGGCCAGTTGGCAGCGGGTGAAACTGCAGTTCCGCCGCAACACGGCTCCGGCACGGGCACTCTACATGCCCGAATCGGCGCCATTCGCCCCGTTCTCGCTGCCGGCCTCCGACGCTCCGCGCGCCAGCATCGTGATCCCCGTCTACGGCGCATTCGCGCATACCTTGGCCTGCCTGCGCGCACTGGCCGCGCATCCGCCGCAGGCACCTTTCGAGGTGATCGTGGTCGACGATGCCTCGCCCGACGACAGTCGCGCGAAGCTCGAACAGATCGACGGCATCCGCCTGCATGCACGCGCAAGCAACGGCGGTTTCATCGCCGCCTGCAATGACGGTGCGGCGTTGGCACGCGGCGAATACCTGATGTTCCTCAACAACGACACCGTGCCGCAGCCGGGCTGGCTGGACGCGTTGCTCCGCACCTTCGACCAGCATGCGAATGTCGGCCTGGTCGGCGCCAAGCTGGTCTATCCGGACGGCCGCCTGCAGGAAGCCGGCGGCGTGGTCTTCGTCGATGGTTCCGGCTGGAACTATGGCCGCAACGAGTCGCCCGACGATTGCCGCTTCGCCTATGTGCGTGATGCCGATTACTGCAGCGGCGCAGCCATCGCGATTCCGCGCGACCTGTTCGCACGCCTTGGCGGTTTCGATGCGCGCTACGCGCCGGCCTATTACGAAGACACCGACCTCGCCTTCGCGGTGCGCGCCGCCGGCCTGCGCGTGGTTTACCAGCCAGCCGCGGTGGTGGTGCATGACGAAGGCACGAGTTCCGGCACCGACCTGACGCAAGGGCCGAAGGCCGCGCAGGTACGCAACCAGTCGGTTTTCGCGGAGAAATGGCGCGACGCGTTGCGCGCGCAACTTGCGCCGGGAACGATTCCAACGCCGGCGCTGCTGCATCGCAGCCAGTCGCAAGTGCTGATCATCGACGAATTGACCCCACGCCCCGATCGCGATTCAGGCTCACTACGGCTGGTGAATTTGATGCGCCTGTTGATCGACGAAGGCGCGCATGTCGTGTTCCTGCCCACCCGCCTGGAAGCGGATGGCCCCTACACGGCCGCCCTGCAACAACTCGGTGTTGAGTGTTGGCATGCACCCCAGGCCTCCAGCTTGTCAACGTGGTTGCGCGAACACGGCCCGCGCTTCGATGCCGTCATGGTCAGCCGGCATTACGTCGCATCGGAACTGTTCCCTCTATTGCGCAAACATGCGCCGCGGGCGCGCGTGCTGTTCGATACCGTCGACTTGCATTACCTGCGCGAGCGCCGCGCTGCGGAACTGTCCGGCGATGCCGCCGCCATGCGCGATGCGATGCGGACGCGCGAACTCGAACTGGCCTTGATCGCGAAGGCTGATGCAACGCTAGTGGTGAGTGAAAGCGAACACACGCTACTGGCCACCGATGCACCACAAGCGAATGTGCGCGTGCTGTCGAACGTCCACGAACTTTCGACCCCCGGACCTACGTGGTCGCAACGCCGTGATCTGCTGTTCGTCGGCGGCTTCCGCCACCAGCCGAACGTGGATGCCGTGCTGTGGTTCGCACGCGAGGTGTTCCGGCGCATCCGCGCTGCACAACCCGGCATGCAGTTCCACTGCATCGGCGGCGATGTGCCGGCCGACATCCAATCGCTGTCGAACCTCGATGGCATGCGCATCCATGGCCATGTCCCGGACCTGCAGCCTTGGCTGGATGGTTGCCGCATATCGGTCGCACCGTTGCGCTACGGCGCCGGCGTGAAGGGCAAGGTCAACCAGGCGATGGCGCATGGCCTGCCCGTGGTCGCGACATCGCCGGCGGTGGAAGGCATGCACCTGGTCGACGGACAGGATGCACTGGTGGCCGACACCGCCGAGGATTTCGCCGATGCCGTGCTTCGCTTGTACGACGACGAAATCCTCTGGAATCGCATCGCAACGCATGGCCGCGACAATATCGCCCGGCATTTCTCGATGGACGCCGCGCGCGGCGTGGTGCGCGAACTGTTCCTGTCCAACCCGCTTTGA
- a CDS encoding bifunctional (p)ppGpp synthetase/guanosine-3',5'-bis(diphosphate) 3'-pyrophosphohydrolase codes for MRDAADVLADTLRILVSLNADADVMAAALLDALVDVDQRAADAKVEIPERLQALLEGQRAASRVWALHRDHGGGRNPEGMRRLLLALVRDLRVVPIVLARQLSRMRAAWRLPVEEQRALAQLTRDIHAPLANRLGIWQLKWELEDLAFRSLETDTYLRIARLLDDNRAGRERYIEQAKSQLRDALVAQGIGDADIAGRPKHIFSIWKKMRKKDAPIGELYDLRALRVLVDDVADCYAALGLVHALWLPIPSEFDDYIARPKSNGYRSLHTAVVGPGGKTLEVQIRTREMHAQAELGVAAHWRYKEGGAAGGAAMDKRIAWMRKLLEQAAEAARDGEVSPLDAMDGELVEDRVYALTPMGEVVDLQQGATVLDFAYQVHTMVGHRCRGAKVDGRIVQLNYQLHSGERVEILTGKTAEPRRDWLQASSGFLASSRSREKVRAWFNKLDRARNLQAGRELLDRDLRRLGLLHADLQPVLGKFNVDNVDDLLVLVALGDVGPNQVGRALHDLEKSAEESPAPPVAPAKSSASAIAAGKVTVQGVDNLLAQVARCCQPLPGEAIVGYLTQARGVSVHRPDCASFLRLAAKQPARVLPVEWGARSGGHEVAIRIDAVDRKWLLKDITTLMAQQGINVVGLHTEQLREGHGRVRLNVRVRVGDYGQLGLLLGRLEAMAGVESARRG; via the coding sequence ATGCGCGATGCCGCCGATGTGCTGGCCGATACCCTGCGCATCCTCGTATCGTTGAATGCCGATGCCGATGTGATGGCCGCGGCTTTGCTGGATGCGCTGGTCGATGTCGACCAGCGTGCGGCGGATGCCAAGGTCGAGATCCCGGAGCGCCTGCAGGCCTTGCTGGAAGGCCAGCGCGCGGCTAGCCGGGTCTGGGCCCTGCATCGCGACCATGGCGGCGGTCGCAATCCGGAAGGCATGCGCCGCCTGTTGCTGGCCTTGGTGCGCGACCTGCGGGTGGTGCCGATCGTGCTGGCGCGCCAGCTGTCGCGCATGCGTGCGGCGTGGCGGCTGCCGGTGGAAGAACAGCGCGCACTGGCGCAGCTGACGCGCGACATCCACGCGCCATTGGCGAACCGGCTGGGCATCTGGCAATTGAAGTGGGAGCTGGAAGACCTGGCGTTCCGTTCGCTGGAAACCGATACCTACCTGCGCATCGCCCGCCTGCTGGACGACAACCGGGCCGGCCGCGAGCGCTATATCGAACAGGCGAAGAGCCAGTTGCGCGACGCGCTTGTGGCGCAAGGCATCGGCGATGCCGACATCGCCGGGCGGCCGAAGCACATCTTCAGCATCTGGAAAAAGATGCGAAAGAAGGATGCGCCGATCGGCGAGTTGTACGACCTGCGCGCACTCCGCGTACTCGTCGATGACGTCGCCGACTGCTATGCCGCCTTGGGCCTCGTGCATGCACTGTGGCTGCCGATTCCCAGCGAATTCGACGACTACATCGCCCGTCCCAAGAGCAATGGCTACCGCTCGCTGCATACCGCGGTGGTCGGCCCGGGCGGCAAGACCCTGGAAGTGCAGATCCGCACCCGCGAGATGCACGCGCAGGCCGAGCTCGGCGTGGCCGCGCACTGGCGCTACAAGGAAGGCGGCGCGGCCGGCGGCGCGGCGATGGACAAGCGCATCGCCTGGATGCGCAAACTGCTGGAGCAGGCCGCCGAGGCCGCGCGCGACGGCGAGGTGTCACCGCTGGATGCGATGGACGGCGAGCTGGTCGAAGACCGCGTCTATGCGCTGACGCCGATGGGCGAGGTGGTGGATTTGCAGCAGGGTGCGACGGTGCTCGACTTCGCCTACCAGGTGCACACCATGGTCGGGCACCGCTGCCGTGGCGCGAAGGTCGACGGGCGCATCGTCCAGCTCAACTACCAGTTACACAGCGGCGAACGTGTGGAAATCCTCACCGGCAAGACTGCGGAGCCGCGCCGCGATTGGCTGCAGGCAAGTTCCGGATTCCTCGCCAGCAGTCGCTCGCGCGAAAAGGTGCGCGCCTGGTTCAACAAACTGGATCGCGCGCGCAACCTGCAGGCCGGGCGCGAATTGCTGGATCGCGACCTGCGCCGGCTGGGCTTGCTGCATGCGGACCTGCAGCCGGTGCTGGGCAAGTTCAACGTCGACAACGTCGACGATTTGCTGGTGCTGGTCGCGTTGGGCGATGTCGGTCCGAACCAGGTCGGGCGCGCGCTGCATGACCTCGAAAAGTCGGCGGAAGAATCGCCAGCGCCGCCGGTTGCGCCAGCGAAATCATCGGCGTCGGCCATCGCTGCAGGCAAGGTCACCGTGCAAGGCGTCGACAACCTGTTGGCGCAGGTCGCGCGTTGCTGCCAGCCGCTGCCGGGCGAGGCGATCGTCGGTTACCTCACCCAGGCGCGTGGCGTGAGCGTGCATCGCCCCGACTGCGCGTCCTTCCTGCGGCTGGCCGCCAAGCAGCCGGCGCGCGTGCTGCCGGTGGAATGGGGTGCACGCAGTGGCGGCCACGAAGTGGCGATCCGCATCGACGCGGTGGATCGAAAATGGCTACTGAAGGACATCACTACCCTGATGGCGCAGCAGGGCATCAATGTCGTTGGCCTGCATACCGAGCAGTTGCGCGAAGGCCATGGGCGCGTCCGCCTCAATGTGCGCGTTCGCGTTGGCGATTACGGCCAGCTGGGCTTGTTGCTGGGGCGGCTGGAGGCGATGGCCGGCGTGGAGTCCGCCCGGCGCGGTTAG
- the hrpA gene encoding ATP-dependent RNA helicase HrpA has translation MQPIASEQQSTPKQARRAIDGALTRDRGRLLGLWSKWNAKPGDTVLRDAFASRLQASVAERERRAARLPSAKIDETLPIGAEAERIVELIRSHQVVVIAGETGSGKTTQLPKLCLLAGRGAAGMVGCTQPRRIAARSVARRVAEELQVQLGGAVGFQVRFNDAVSDATAIKFMTDGILLAEIQNDRWLSKYDTIIVDEAHERSLNIDFLLGYLKQLLPKRPDLKLIVTSATIDTERFSKHFDDAPVVNVEGRGYPVEMRYRPLEEMVSGTISDTTEAAGRPRREIVPDTISGIVAACDEIQRDKGIGDTLIFLPGEREIRDVHQALEKRKYRHTEVLPLYARLSARDQDRVFQPGPQRRIVLATNVAETSLTVPRIHYVVDPGVARVKRYSPRQKLDRLHIEAVSQASANQRAGRCGRIAPGTCIRLYSEADFASRAEFTDPEIRRAALAGVILRMLSLGLGDIEQFPFLEPPDSRAVADGWQQLNELGAVDIPDKSGQRKLTAIGRTMAKLPVDVKLSRMLVAANTYGVLREMLVIASFLGIQDPRERPADARAAADAAHAQFADAKSEFVGILKLWQAYRDAHEEMTQSQLRKWSDKQFLGFLRLREWWELHRQLKLQCDELSWQQNDASGGFAELHRALIAGLPTQLGHRGERGVFDGPRGRKFQLFPGSNLASKPPPWVLSATLLDTEKVWSLTNAAVEPDWAIAELPHLLARRHFDPHWSRAQGRVLGSEQISLFGLVLAPKKPVHYGALFPEESRVIFVREALLTGEINTRSPFLKRNLRTLEQAKEEEAKLRRVGLVVDEDWQARWYLDRLPPHVHNAQALDAWVSKLPKEQKGLLEWSRDDLLVADQTDAALYPAYIALGSARLAVQYRFDPGAVDDGMTVAVPLHLLNALDDARLSWLALGFVADKATVLIKSLPKALRRNFVPAPDFGRAFAEAHQQPEADAIEGALARFLKRLSGVEVSALDFDAVGIEPHLRANLRLFDSNGKRVLAESRDLAELRVRFGQRAADAFARHAAQGMAQAGLTEFPVQPVPLSVPGAGGVPAYPALQDDGEAASLAVHAQREVAERLHPQGVRRLLAIALADKMKQARKQLPVQPKISLLYAAIESRDPRRDGLKDADRLRADLVDGAFAALAEYDLLLIRDADAFAQRREAIGKALFGEAMRRLQQADTILSLVAEVRAKLESKLMGWARANLDDMRAQLDALAHPGFLRDVPAEVLAEYPRWLKALVLRAERAQRDPTKDQARMLEIKPFADALVTADPADTEAQALRWELQELRVQLFAQELGVKGGVSPKRLAARLERLRSV, from the coding sequence ATGCAGCCTATTGCGAGCGAACAACAATCGACGCCGAAGCAGGCCCGGCGCGCCATCGATGGCGCGCTGACGCGCGACCGTGGCCGCCTGCTGGGCTTGTGGTCGAAGTGGAATGCGAAGCCCGGCGACACGGTCCTGCGCGACGCCTTCGCCTCGAGATTGCAGGCCTCCGTCGCCGAGCGCGAACGTCGCGCCGCCCGTCTGCCATCGGCAAAGATCGATGAAACCTTGCCCATCGGCGCCGAAGCCGAACGCATCGTCGAGCTGATCCGCAGCCACCAGGTGGTGGTGATCGCCGGTGAAACCGGCAGCGGCAAGACCACCCAGCTGCCGAAGCTGTGCCTGCTGGCCGGGCGCGGAGCTGCTGGCATGGTCGGCTGCACCCAGCCGCGGCGGATCGCCGCGCGCTCGGTGGCGCGGCGCGTAGCGGAGGAACTGCAGGTGCAGCTCGGCGGCGCGGTCGGCTTTCAGGTGCGCTTCAACGATGCGGTCAGTGACGCCACGGCGATCAAGTTCATGACCGACGGCATCCTGCTGGCGGAAATCCAGAACGACCGTTGGCTGTCGAAGTACGACACGATCATCGTCGACGAGGCGCACGAACGCAGCCTCAACATCGACTTCCTGCTTGGCTACCTCAAGCAGCTGCTGCCGAAGCGGCCCGACCTTAAACTGATCGTGACCTCGGCGACCATCGACACCGAACGCTTCTCGAAGCATTTCGACGATGCGCCGGTGGTCAACGTGGAAGGGCGCGGCTATCCGGTGGAGATGCGTTATCGACCGCTGGAAGAAATGGTGTCAGGGACAATTTCCGACACGACTGAAGCCGCTGGCCGCCCCCGCCGAGAAATTGTCCCTGACACCATTTCAGGCATCGTTGCCGCCTGCGATGAAATCCAGCGCGACAAGGGCATCGGCGACACCCTGATCTTCCTGCCCGGCGAGCGCGAGATCCGCGATGTCCACCAGGCGTTGGAAAAGCGCAAGTACCGGCATACCGAAGTGCTGCCGTTGTACGCGCGGCTGTCCGCGCGCGACCAGGATCGCGTGTTCCAGCCCGGCCCGCAGCGACGGATCGTGCTGGCGACCAATGTGGCCGAGACCTCGTTGACGGTGCCGCGCATCCATTACGTGGTCGATCCCGGCGTGGCGCGGGTCAAGCGTTACAGCCCGCGGCAGAAACTCGACCGACTGCATATCGAAGCAGTGTCGCAGGCCAGCGCCAACCAGCGCGCCGGTCGCTGCGGCCGCATCGCGCCCGGTACCTGTATCCGCCTGTATTCCGAAGCGGATTTCGCTTCGCGCGCGGAGTTCACCGATCCGGAAATCCGCCGCGCGGCGCTGGCCGGGGTGATCCTGCGCATGTTGTCGCTGGGCTTGGGCGATATCGAGCAGTTCCCGTTCCTGGAACCGCCGGATTCGCGCGCGGTCGCCGATGGCTGGCAGCAGTTGAATGAGCTCGGTGCGGTCGACATTCCCGATAAGAGCGGGCAACGCAAGCTCACTGCCATCGGCCGGACGATGGCGAAGCTGCCGGTCGACGTGAAGCTGTCGCGCATGCTGGTGGCCGCGAACACGTATGGCGTGTTGCGCGAGATGCTGGTGATCGCCAGCTTCCTCGGCATCCAGGATCCACGCGAACGCCCCGCTGATGCGCGCGCCGCCGCCGATGCCGCGCATGCGCAGTTCGCCGACGCGAAATCCGAGTTCGTCGGCATCCTCAAGCTGTGGCAGGCCTATCGTGATGCGCATGAGGAGATGACCCAGTCGCAGCTGCGCAAATGGTCGGACAAGCAATTCCTCGGCTTCCTGCGCCTGCGCGAATGGTGGGAACTGCACCGACAGCTGAAGCTGCAGTGCGATGAACTCAGCTGGCAGCAAAATGATGCGTCGGGCGGCTTCGCCGAATTGCATCGCGCCCTGATCGCCGGCCTGCCCACCCAGCTCGGCCATCGCGGTGAACGCGGCGTGTTCGACGGCCCGCGCGGCCGCAAATTCCAGCTGTTCCCCGGCTCCAATCTCGCGTCCAAACCGCCGCCGTGGGTGCTGTCGGCCACCTTGCTGGACACCGAGAAAGTCTGGTCGCTGACCAATGCCGCGGTCGAGCCGGACTGGGCCATCGCCGAATTGCCGCATCTGCTGGCGCGCCGTCATTTCGATCCGCACTGGTCGCGTGCGCAGGGGCGCGTGCTCGGCAGCGAGCAGATCAGCTTGTTCGGCCTGGTGCTGGCGCCGAAGAAGCCGGTGCACTACGGCGCGCTGTTCCCGGAGGAGTCGCGCGTGATCTTCGTGCGCGAAGCTCTTCTCACCGGCGAGATCAACACCCGCAGCCCGTTCCTGAAACGCAACCTGCGCACGCTGGAACAGGCCAAGGAAGAAGAGGCGAAGCTGCGCCGCGTCGGCTTGGTGGTGGACGAGGACTGGCAGGCGCGCTGGTACCTGGATCGGCTGCCACCGCATGTGCACAACGCGCAGGCGCTGGATGCCTGGGTGTCCAAGCTGCCGAAGGAACAGAAGGGATTGCTGGAATGGTCGCGCGACGACCTGCTGGTTGCCGACCAGACCGATGCCGCCTTGTATCCCGCCTACATCGCACTCGGCAGCGCGCGCCTCGCCGTGCAGTACCGCTTCGATCCCGGCGCGGTGGACGATGGCATGACCGTCGCGGTGCCGTTGCACCTGTTGAATGCACTCGACGATGCGCGGCTGTCGTGGCTCGCGCTCGGCTTCGTCGCCGACAAGGCGACCGTGCTGATCAAATCGCTGCCGAAGGCGTTGCGGCGCAATTTCGTGCCGGCGCCGGACTTCGGTCGCGCGTTTGCCGAAGCGCATCAGCAGCCTGAAGCCGACGCCATCGAAGGTGCGCTCGCGCGTTTCCTGAAACGGTTGTCGGGTGTGGAAGTGAGTGCGCTGGATTTCGACGCAGTCGGCATCGAACCGCATCTGCGCGCAAACCTGCGCCTGTTCGACAGCAATGGCAAGCGCGTGCTCGCCGAATCGCGCGATCTTGCGGAACTGCGCGTCCGCTTCGGTCAGCGCGCCGCCGATGCCTTCGCCCGCCATGCGGCGCAGGGCATGGCGCAAGCGGGGTTGACCGAGTTTCCGGTGCAGCCGGTGCCGCTCAGTGTGCCGGGCGCAGGCGGAGTGCCGGCGTATCCGGCGCTGCAGGACGATGGCGAAGCCGCGTCGCTGGCCGTGCACGCGCAGCGCGAGGTGGCCGAACGCCTGCATCCGCAGGGCGTGCGCCGGCTGTTGGCGATCGCGCTGGCGGACAAGATGAAGCAGGCGCGAAAGCAATTGCCGGTGCAGCCGAAGATCTCGCTGCTGTACGCCGCCATCGAATCTCGGGACCCGCGGCGCGATGGACTGAAAGATGCCGACCGCCTGCGTGCCGATCTGGTCGATGGCGCGTTCGCCGCGCTCGCCGAATACGACCTGCTGCTGATTCGCGATGCCGACGCTTTCGCGCAGCGCCGTGAAGCCATCGGCAAGGCGCTATTTGGCGAAGCGATGCGCCGCCTGCAACAGGCCGATACGATCCTGTCGCTGGTGGCAGAAGTGCGGGCGAAGCTGGAATCGAAGCTGATGGGCTGGGCGCGCGCCAACCTGGACGATATGCGCGCGCAGCTCGATGCATTGGCGCACCCCGGTTTCCTGCGCGATGTGCCGGCGGAGGTGTTGGCCGAGTATCCGCGCTGGTTGAAAGCGCTGGTGTTGCGTGCCGAGCGCGCGCAGCGCGACCCGACCAAGGACCAGGCGCGCATGCTGGAGATCAAGCCCTTCGCAGACGCGTTGGTCACGGCGGATCCGGCCGATACCGAAGCGCAGGCGCTGCGCTGGGAACTGCAGGAACTGCGGGTGCAGCTGTTCGCGCAGGAACTGGGCGTGAAAGGTGGTGTCTCGCCCAAGCGATTGGCGGCACGGCTGGAACGCCTGCGTTCCGTTTGA
- a CDS encoding Dps family protein, whose product MAKKKSPKKADATKAAKPAPAAHADGAPGIDIGISASDRRKIADGLSHFLSDAFTLYLKTHNFHWNVTGPMFNALHAMFEGQYTEQWTALDEIAERTRALGFNAPGSYAEFIKLSSILEEPGLTDAADWREMVRQLVVGNEAVCRTARKVLATADKAGDDPTVDLMTQRLNIHEKNAWMLRSLLQ is encoded by the coding sequence ATGGCCAAGAAGAAGTCCCCGAAGAAAGCCGACGCGACCAAAGCCGCGAAGCCGGCGCCGGCCGCGCATGCCGACGGCGCACCGGGCATCGACATCGGCATTTCCGCCAGCGACCGCCGCAAGATCGCGGACGGTCTGTCGCATTTCCTGTCGGACGCCTTCACCCTGTACCTGAAGACCCACAATTTCCACTGGAACGTGACCGGACCGATGTTCAACGCCCTGCACGCGATGTTCGAGGGCCAGTACACCGAGCAGTGGACGGCGCTTGACGAGATCGCCGAGCGCACCCGCGCGCTGGGCTTCAATGCACCAGGCTCCTATGCGGAGTTCATCAAACTGAGCTCGATCCTGGAAGAACCCGGACTGACCGATGCCGCCGACTGGCGCGAAATGGTGCGCCAGCTGGTGGTGGGCAACGAGGCCGTGTGCCGCACCGCGCGCAAGGTGCTGGCCACGGCCGACAAGGCCGGCGACGATCCCACCGTGGACCTGATGACCCAGCGCCTGAACATCCACGAGAAGAATGCGTGGATGTTGCGCTCGCTGCTGCAGTGA
- a CDS encoding J domain-containing protein, producing MTFLEGLVVASGLAIGYWLVSVFTKSSDDYDEAPVGYPDDPGAGVADAPWHEVLGVSEWASDEDVAAAYREKIGQYHPDKVATMGPEIRELAERKARQVNEAYRDARRRSRN from the coding sequence ATGACATTCCTGGAAGGGTTGGTGGTCGCCAGCGGACTGGCCATCGGTTACTGGCTGGTGTCGGTTTTCACCAAGTCGTCGGATGACTACGACGAAGCCCCTGTCGGCTATCCCGACGATCCTGGAGCCGGGGTTGCGGATGCGCCGTGGCACGAAGTGCTGGGGGTCTCCGAATGGGCCAGCGATGAGGACGTCGCCGCGGCCTATCGCGAGAAGATCGGCCAGTACCATCCGGACAAGGTCGCGACCATGGGCCCAGAAATCCGGGAACTGGCCGAGCGCAAGGCCAGGCAGGTCAACGAGGCCTACCGGGACGCAAGGCGTCGAAGTCGAAACTGA
- a CDS encoding DUF2167 domain-containing protein, producing MKHLLAAFAFACLFLSNAVFAQEKKIEDLPWVVGPTKGQIGANASIQVPEGYAFLGPDGAKEFNRITENPESGVDEYILAKQDLSWIAFFSFDLVGYVKDDEKLDADALLSSVTEGTEAANEERKENGWDPIHVTGWSFKPQYDGTIKSLEWAFRLKGEHSSGETINYNTRLLGRRGVMQVLLLTSPEQLQASVADFKSKLPGFAFTAGESYADFRAGDHVAEYGLAALVTGGAAAVAAKKGLFAVIGVFLLKMWKLLLVGVVAFGASIRKFFGGKDKGTDKSAES from the coding sequence ATGAAGCATTTGCTGGCGGCATTCGCGTTCGCGTGCCTGTTCTTGTCCAACGCGGTGTTCGCCCAGGAGAAGAAGATCGAGGATCTTCCCTGGGTGGTCGGCCCGACCAAGGGCCAGATCGGCGCGAATGCCTCGATCCAGGTGCCGGAGGGCTATGCCTTCCTGGGGCCCGACGGGGCGAAGGAATTCAACCGCATCACCGAGAACCCCGAATCCGGGGTCGACGAATACATCCTGGCGAAGCAGGACCTGTCCTGGATCGCGTTCTTCTCGTTCGACCTGGTCGGCTACGTCAAGGACGACGAGAAGCTGGATGCGGACGCGTTGCTGTCCTCGGTCACCGAAGGCACGGAAGCGGCGAACGAGGAACGCAAGGAGAACGGCTGGGATCCCATCCATGTCACCGGCTGGTCGTTCAAGCCGCAGTACGACGGCACCATCAAGTCGCTGGAATGGGCCTTCCGCCTGAAGGGCGAGCATTCGAGCGGTGAGACGATCAACTACAACACCCGCCTGCTGGGGCGCCGAGGCGTGATGCAGGTGCTGTTGCTGACCAGTCCGGAACAGTTGCAAGCCTCCGTCGCGGACTTCAAGTCGAAGCTGCCCGGTTTCGCCTTCACTGCCGGTGAAAGCTATGCCGACTTCCGTGCCGGCGACCATGTGGCCGAATATGGGCTGGCGGCGTTGGTCACCGGCGGTGCGGCGGCCGTTGCCGCCAAGAAGGGGTTGTTCGCTGTGATCGGTGTGTTCCTGTTGAAGATGTGGAAATTGTTGCTGGTAGGCGTTGTTGCTTTCGGTGCAAGCATCCGCAAGTTCTTCGGCGGCAAGGACAAGGGCACGGACAAGAGCGCCGAGTCCTAA